A stretch of the Acyrthosiphon pisum isolate AL4f chromosome A2, pea_aphid_22Mar2018_4r6ur, whole genome shotgun sequence genome encodes the following:
- the LOC103309591 gene encoding UDP-glucuronosyltransferase 2B17, whose product MASHFGVLLITVGVFQALLSPQPTAGAANILAVQTMAAKSHWNVMQAVLRSLTDRGHSVTAFTPFADGDSDGYTEVDISGYLESKVGLNVSRLETGSTLSFIAYVVNALRVNCGTIFEHPRMQDILEGRSPPFDAVIAEGFWSDCVSYAATVLRVPAIYVVPSPIVTHVERSFFGHVPNPAAVSNLLSPRGVPKTFGQRFANTLRTVSGSWLVWDSERRLRQSDPRPFDAMDLVRPSLTFTNTHFITEPSRPLTPDIVQIGGIHLTPPGPIPKDILEFIDDAPNGVIYFTLGSVISMSSLPENVLKVLKEAIARVPQKVLWKYESEMADKPKNVMTRKWFPQRDILLHPNVKLFISHGGISGIYEAVDAGVPLLGFPIYYDQPRNIDNLVDAGMAISLDLFSVTTDTVFNAIVEIVDNDRYQQNAKIASDRFKDRPMSPAESVVYWTEYVLRHNGAPHLKSHALNLTWYQYFLVDIISTFLFVGFVLFFIIYCGLKMICKRVYTFFHSVKSKRE is encoded by the exons ATGGCTTCGCATTTCGGCGTCCTTTTGATCACTGTTGGCGTGTTCCAAGCGCTGTTATCGCCGCAGCCGACGGCCGGTGCCGCGAATATCTTGGCGGTACAAACGATGGCGGCCAAGAGCCACTGGAACGTGATGCAGGCTGTATTGCGTTCGCTGACTGACCGCGGCCACTCCGTGACCGCGTTCACGCCGTTTGCGGACGGTGACAGCGACGGTTACACGGAGGTGGACATTTCCGGTTACCTGGAGAGCAAGGTCGGCTTGAACGTGTCACGGTTAGAGACTGGGTCCACGCTCTCGTTCATCGCGTACGTGGTGAACGCCCTGCGAGTCAACTGTGGAACCATATTCGAACACCCGCGAATGCAAGACATTTTGGAAGGCCGGTCGCCACCATTCGACGCGGTGATCGCCGAGGGTTTCTGGTCGGATTGCGTGTCGTACGCGGCTACCGTTCTCCGCGTTCCCGCCATATACGTCGTCCCTTCGCCGATCGTCACGCACGTGGAGCGTTCGTTCTTCGGTCACGTCCCCAACCCCGCGGCCGTCTCCAATTTGCTGTCGCCACGCGGCGTGCCAAAAACGTTCGGTCAACGTTTTGCCAATACGCTGCGTACGGTTTCCGGTTCGTGGCTGGTTTGGGACAGCGAACGGAGGCTCCGGCAATCCGACCCGCGACCGTTTGACGCTATGGACCTGGTCAGACCGTCGTTGACTTTCACAAACACGCACTTCATCACCGAACCTTCTAGGCCACTGACACCGGACATCGTACAAATCGGCGGCATACATCTAACTCCACCAGGACCGATACCAAag GACATTTTGGAATTCATTGACGACGCACCTAACGGAGTGATTTACTTCACGTTAGGTTCGGTGATTTCGATGTCATCGTTACCGGAAAATGTACTGAAAGTGTTAAAAGAGGCAATTGCTCGGGTTCCGCAAAAGGTTTTGTGGAAGTACGAAAGTGAAATGGCAGACAAACCGAAGAACGTGATGACGCGGAAATGGTTTCCACAACGCGATATACTTT TGCATCCTAATGTGAAACTGTTTATCAGTCACGGGGGTATATCTGGAATATACGAAGCTGTAGACGCAGGTGTGCCTTTACTCGGATTTCCGATTTACTACGATCAACCGAGAAATATCGACAATCTGGTCGACGCCGGAATGGCGATCTCTTTGGATCTCTTTTCCGTAACTACAGACACGGTTTTTAACGCCATTGTGGAGATTGTCGACAACGACAG GTACCAACAAAACGCTAAAATTGCTTCCGATCGGTTCAAAGACCGGCCCATGTCACCAGCGGAGTCGGTGGTTTACTGGACTGAGTACGTTTTGCGTCATAACGGAGCACCACATTTAAAATCTCACGCTCTGAATCTGACGtggtatcaatattttttagttgatataattagcacatttttgTTCGTTGGGTTTGtcctttttttcataatttattgtggcctaaaaatgatttgtaaacgcgtttatacatttttccacAGTGTCAAATCAAAacgagaataa